The Alosa sapidissima isolate fAloSap1 chromosome 6, fAloSap1.pri, whole genome shotgun sequence genome window below encodes:
- the LOC121711083 gene encoding apolipoprotein B-100-like, whose translation MGDTKLCLVLLLSAVALAHADDDVSCQMAKRYKPFHKYEFLYEAESLNFLNGAVNGPKGSCKVEIDVPGPCQYIVRTTECTLSEVADFDAAGEPVFVPAATTDAFKAAMEKNPLKVTVEGDNIIKLFPEDDEPINILNIKRGMISGFAVPVMEEERNKRMPTIYGLCKTDYTVNAREDIATDVTLTRDLSRCDQFRPVSDYTSPLALITGMHYPLAQLIKSTQTCNYKFDNAEHHPVFGECLENHILVPFSHKGKHGVTNVSKQKATLLAVSEYNERVFDPVLANEQTLTPHASVDKSPIQDKDAALALLRELAGLSKTDDGQKRAHLAHRIVSMVRKMSAETLAAGVPEALEISRSLTYQALFQCGTPECSGAIMQILRTFDSSSMEIDATVYAMGLMPNPSRQLVHDMLEMAKFKQSKPIFYGASNAVKKLYQAEGKVTPEIEAVANFALEQIGDCTGDQEHIFMSLKVIGNMAAAMGAASPALKSAVIQCVNQPAATPEVQLAAIQAYRQTTLPEEGRQVLMQVLLDGAAPLQKRVAAYLVLMKDPQPSELSQLAAALPIEENQQAKSFVISHVTNILSSTAPETQELRQKILDALQGNEVGTVMDPTKFSRNYKVGSLEGNMIFDGASYLPKEVVLDMALNAFGYDVDMIEIGMEGKGLEPTVEALFGANGFFPDTVMKTIYYAADRMPGHFSQTLKNILPSLRNDRKKRQSSQNLLRELSRNVNKLFRDLKAQDAPEAMVYMRLLGMELGYLKTKDMEEMAYSAALMIDNLLKMFPTDFIKGLLTSADNELFAHYIFMDNEFYLPTGPGVPLRVALSGTFTPGIKGGVHLSSDMSEVAFMPSAGIEFVTEVGAHFPDFVQSGLEMHTNIYHESGLKAKVSVSNSNIKLTIPAPQGPTKLVSLTNSLVSVHGAEIKSIPTTGERVDVTECTPVFAGMKYCTALQYSDAMHTDESPYFPFTGDSKLAIELHPTGEISEYIANIDHSYEDKTDKVTLTLKAEGAAAEATATVKFNRQQYTVEADLQIPDYDLEVGLRLGSVDPNTKGKATHSVQIDLVNKNIPQASLVALAKIEGMKDATLDLQLLVPVLKADAKVSAHLHRAEGLTLELETDVKLPETSSAQKIVLKYDADKLEAEIKSDVSSEIQNIIPHIDEVKASVNGLLDAQIGQSGMTFRDALAKSVETTNAYLEKLEAELPYVQNVRLPSLPELSLPERLYLNAEADAKYHFGKHYYTIAIPLPLGGKSSGDLNFPAALTTPHLTVPQLGLEVGSVAIPLPEVFIPEHVSVSVPVLGKAEVSAKVHSNLYNLEADVSAGRDPVDHPSYSANVELTGSCPVDIFCFKAEASALLAGTPGDSLKAEVKTHVNHKLIDASVSIVEVATIADKFNLKSNSKIEATSPLGVQVSLEYHGDAGLNTEEISGNGNLEASLRAGPVYGAATISQTIEFFPLKPEAKIDSSLKIDSTLVKAQNTFVAAFANGELSATSNTVAFDDTLLHHAEVTFKDSTLAVKSDTKADALGLKIQNVAEASAGAGAVNIKMETSADHAENRIHSLVTAVLDVNGLAVNSDADVKLAENTATHKSSLTLNKDGLTTNGATSLQSPLKLENTFSGTIDASKVDLNIDIKGEFADLHLENHAELKAEAYKADLTGSLKAAYGEQELKHTYEIKYADMTANAKCSTTGMLLGSHLSQNTEVLVPGLAIKISNDARFNSQVLRFDTTSRATAVPFSFNLDAIANADADLTMYGKHTAQVYTKFLMKAEPLAFAHSHECRISTSQNLDNGVAIETGLDNKIETLLTPSDQKAHVTLKTKFNNHAINEEVSVYNNPERLGLEVSGAILTSLLNTADSENQEFAVSGFLKYDKSTSSHVIHLPFVESVPALLEDLKITIVSTAEALQTIITREDLVNKLESIPQHISDFVKELNVEGRAIQLKEDLLSLSREYVITLEDLEATLMNLRAALEKLLTDLAARVNDTVRLTKELIASGTLSETVVKRLTEELNALNEEYDFNAMLVAVIELVEDLIKQIDLMKLKDSSIALLHDLDAQYAIKAKLEERVGELKQMISSFSLAQFVENLKSLILSIDIEGLTNQFVAQIPTEQINKIVDTVKSLVTELDIIGKLNVVYANVKTVLVKYELDKTVEAILEKVVELIKKFKIDETVQVVTDTLKTIHIPVTLEDATNYLKATEIKQAIEHLNEYLDVFVQSVKSFDYNAFVDHANEKITAYTAELNTLIASLEIPQKVKAVREFVNYVLSSLSGLSTISLPEISLPEISLPAFPKINPEDLIDIPLTIPEIKLPHIPTELMVPAFGKLYGEIKVNTPIYSLRSAAEFQNAPESETTPQYTASLTAQGSSSVFEGLDCNLDSSASVKFPEMNQIIVAETLKFTSSILAVDHEATVSLPPQGTAKTTVKITTSPITAELVNNAVIDGLSLALDTTYHHQINIALISYTSESHLSQKAAARLEGHTITLTIGHEGTTKFALPDYSDEGTLKSDLHYTMDFSTAKLTYTGDINSAILKMKQVLNADAVVLSYLNFDARVEAESPIIKNSLLTASGKADLGDLKVEIKANHDTELAGALSGTLSNSIHAMVKPIEVVLDFHNQGNAKANLADTLSAKLDLQNDYSVTLNYDHQHINTLALVKLNQYKIGYNITVENNQAETGVYAAVDAEANLDFLTVPISIPELAVPIIDFKTPAINDINLYEHTGLKHLLPSTEQTVDVDAKIVYKKSRFAPLLDLGLIHIPAIGSLVSEASFKSSIINLNVNAEVSAEDDVVIRIGAISASVFEGLKAKIDGTSSLTTKRGVKLATTLSLENAHVQATHDSTLNLKTEELEASLSATTDAKVNLAILTAEANHHLTADTKEHPQAASTLKIKYTLDIPVIKAVGSGDAENSLKLEAGLYFLSVESSTKGHIDGTILDTGLVKGALDNTANGYLNENGLRSTLKSNGNAHISHGDLKVELVLDEDIALEAGLSRVYSTVKIDSNNEINMAALNTKGKHSAKATIDLSPLSSLAADVEVDLAQPSTLGELSIYDKTVLELTAGKQKAAINVKIVTPVYTTTAAAEVEAEIPNAKGAFKISATSPVEFLVYDLDSSIASAVESAALSLTGKAVLTHADLTVDIQNILTAAMSDDGAFRHSVNVDISSPTFTDVNFRYAARKDGASASISTPSTGFLGLQLQGRVPSQLYARLYSRYASAPESDVEILTIRAAAKDGDRLNLQAAYNLDAPKDIIAGLEERVPAITSTLISFLDKYGIVSALESVKNTLVSVVTEAYNTAKSHAPEMSQLSVLFRDVVVQYQKTVQILLDAAIKFLRETQIELPGMEKATLPEIVHKITTNVGTVLEQLLQVITDNLYAYLTPVVDTISAIQVTMPSGEVLTGSQVLDQVKAILAKVVEIVKNLENLDHILEKVGQTLQDVVERAQGFVDSLHSDILDTVSVYINTLYHNYLAVLKTVTEHVDSLLNVQEVNDTIKHALEFVRSVVDQILTRVTAILPHGVENVYLRVSDGKLEVELPFALHQ comes from the exons ATGGGGGACACAAAGCTCTGCCTCGTACTTCTCCTCAGCGCCGTCGCATTGGCCC ATGCTGATGACGATGTATCATGCCAGA TGGCCAAGAGGTACAAGCCTTTCCACAAGTATGAATTCCTGTATGAAGCCGAGTCCCTCAACTTCCTCAATGGAGCCGTCAACGGCCCCAAGGGAAGCTGCAAG GTTGAGATTGACGTTCCCGGCCCCTGCCAATACATCGTCCGCACCACTGAGTGCACGCTCAGCGAGGTTGCTGACTTCGATGCAGCTGGCGAGCCCGTCTTTGTCCCTGCAGCCACTACTGATGCCTTCAAGGCTGCCATGGAGAA GAACCCTCTGAAGGTCACTGTTGAAGGGGACAACATCATCAAGCTGTTCCCTGAAGACGATGAGCCTATCAACATCCTCAACATCAAGAGGGGAATGATCTCTGGCTTTGCTGTGCCTGttatggaggaagagaggaacaaGAGGATG CCCACCATCTATGGATTGTGCAAGACTGACTACACCGTGAACGCCAGAGAGGACATTGCCACAGATGTCACCCTCACACGTGACCTGTCCAGGTGTGACCAGTTCAGGCCAGTCAGCGACTACACCAGCCCCCTGGCCCTGATCACTGGCATG CACTACCCTCTTGCCCAGCTGATCAAGAGCACTCAGACCTGCAACTACAAGTTTGACAATGCAGAGCACCACCCAGTGTTCGGTGAATGCCTTGAGAACCACATCCTGGTGCCTTTCTCCCACAA GGGGAAACATGGAGTTACCAATGTCAGCAAGCAGAAGGCCACCCTCTTGGCAGTCTCTGAGTACAACGAGAGAGTCTTTGACCCCG TTCTGGCCAATGAGCAGACCCTGACCCCACACGCCAGTGTGGACAAGAGCCCTATTCAGGACAAAGACGCCGCTCTCGCTCTCCTGAGGGAACTGGCTGGCCTGTCCAAAACCGATGACGGACAAAAGAGAGCCCACCTGGCCCACAGGATCGTGAGCATGGTCCGCAAGATGTCTGCAGAGACCCTGGCAGCTGGCGTGCCTGAGGCCTTAGAAATCTCTCGCTCCCTGACCTACCAGGCTCTGTTCCAGTGCGGCACTCCCGAGTGCAGTGGTGCCATCATGCAGATCCTCAGGACCTTCGACAGCTCTTCTATGGAGATTGACGCCACCGTCTACGCCATGGGTCTGATGCCCAACCCCTCTCGCCAGCTCGTCCATGACATGCTGGAAATGGCCAAGTTCAAGCAGAGCAAACCCATCTTCTACGGAGCTAGCAATGCTGTCAAGAA ACTGTACCAGGCTGAGGGAAAGGTCACTCCTGAGATTGAGGCTGTTGCCAACTTTGCCTTGGAGCAGATTGGAGACTGCACTGGTGACCAGGAGCACATTTTCATGTCCCTGAAG GTTATTGGTAACATGGCCGCTGCTATGGGAGCTGCTAGCCCTGCCCTGAAATCTGCTGTCATCCAGTGTGTGAACCAGCCTGCTGCCACCCCAGAGGTTCAGCTTGCTGCCATCCAGGCCTACAGACAGACCACTCTGCCTGAGGAG GGCAGACAGGTGCTCATGCAGGTCCTTTTGGACGGTGCTGCCCCACTGCAGAAGCGTGTTGCCGCCTACCTGGTGCTGATGAAGGACCCTCAGCCCTCTGAACTCTCTCAGCTGGCTGCTGCCCTGCCCATTGAGGAGAACCAACAGGCCAAGAGCTTTGTCATCTCTCATGTCACCAACATCCTGAGCTCCACTGCACCCGAGACCCAGGA GCTGAGGCAGAAAATCCTTGATGCTCTTCAGGGCAATGAGGTTGGAACTGTCATGGACCCAACCAAATTCTCCCGCAACTACAAGGTCGGATCCCTAGAGGGAAACATGATCTTCGATGGAGCTAGCTACTTGCCCAAGGAAGTTGTGCTGGATATGGCCCTGAATGCCTTTGGCTATGATGTGGACATGATTGAG ATTGGCATGGAAGGCAAGGGACTTGAGCCAACTGTTGAGGCCCTGTTTGGTGCCAATGGATTCTTCCCTGACACTGTGATGAAGACCATTTACTATGCTGCTGATAGGATGCCAGGCCATTTCAGCCAGACTCTGAAGAACATCCTTCCCTCCCTAAGGAACGATAGAAAGAAGAGACAG TCTTCCCAGAATCTCCTGAGAGAGCTTAGCCGCAATGTCAACAAACTGTTCAGGGACCTGAAGGCTCAGGATGCCCCTGAGGCCATGGTCTACATGAGACTGCTGGGAATGGAACTTGGCTACCTCAAGACCAAGGACATGGAAGAGATGGCTTACTCCGCTGCACTGATGATTGACAACCTCCTGAAAATGTTCCCCACTGAC TTCATCAAGGGACTGCTGACCAGTGCTGACAATGAGCTGTTTGCCCACTACATCTTCATGGACAATGAGTTCTACCTGCCAACCGGCCCTGGTGTTCCTCTGAGGGTTGCCCTGTCTGGTACCTTCACACCTGGAATCAAGGGAGGAGTGCACCTTTCCTCTGACATG AGTGAGGTGGCCTTCATGCCATCCGCTGGCATTGAGTTTGTGACTGAGGTTGGAGCCCACTTCCCTGACTTTGTTCAGTCTGGTCTGGAGATGCACACCAACATCTACCACGAAAGTGGCCTGAAAGCCAAGGTCTCTGTGTCCAACAGCAACATCAAGCTGACCATCCCTGCTCCTCAGGGCCCTACCAAGCTCGTCAGCCTCAC CAACTCCCTGGTGTCTGTGCATGGTGCTGAGATCAAGAGCATCCCAACCACAGGAGAGAGAGTTGATGTGACAGAGTGCACACCAGTCTTCGCTGGCATGAAGTACTGCACAGCTCTGCAGTACTCTgatgctatgcacaccgatgAGTCTCCCTACTTCCCCTTCACTGGAGACAGCAA gcttgccattgagctgcatCCTACCGGTGAAATCTCAGAATACATTGCCAACATTGACCATTCCTATGAGGACAAGACTGACAAAGTGACTTTGACTCTGAAGGCTGAAG GAGCAGCAGCTGAGGCCACAGCAACTGTGAAGTTCAACAGGCAGCAGTACACCGTTGAAGCTGATCTGCAGATCCCGGATTATGACCTGGAGGTTGGACTCAGGCTTGGCTCTGTCGACCCTAACACCAAGGGCAAGGCAACACACTCTGTCCAGATTGACCTCGTCAACAAGAACATTCCTCAAGCCTCTCTGGTTGCCCTGGCCAA AATTGAGGGAATGAAGGACGCCACTCTGGACCTTCAGCTCCTTGTGCCTGTACTGAAGGCTGATGCCAAAGTCTCTGCACACCTCCACCGTGCCGAGGGCCTGACCCTGGAACTGGAAACTGATGTTAAGCTGCCAGAGACTTCCTCTGCCCAGAAGATTGTTCTGAAATACG ATGCTGACAAACTGGAAGCTGAGATTAAGTCTGATGTGAGCTCTGAGATCCAGAACATCATCCCCCACATTGATGAAGTCAAGGCCTCTGTGAATGGTCTTCTTGATGCCCAGATTGGTCAGTCTGGCATGACCTTCCGTGATGCCCTGGCTAAATCTGTTGAG ACTACCAATGCCTACCTGGAGAAGCTGGAGGCTGAGCTTCCTTATGTGCAGAATGTGAggcttccctctcttcctgagCTTTCTCTGCCCGAGAGACTGTACCTGAATGC TGAGGCTGATGCCAAATACCACTTTGGCAAGCACTACTACACCATTGCCATTCCTCTGCCTCTTGGAGGAAAATCCTCTGGAGACCTGAACTTCCCTGCTGCTCTCACCACTCCTCACCTGACTGTGCCCCAGCTTGGTCTGGAGGTTGGCTCTGTTGCCATTCCTCTCCCCGAGGTCTTCATTCCagagcatgtgtctgtgtctgtacctGTCCTCGGAAAGGCTGAAGTGTCCGCCAAGGTGCACAGCAACTTGTACAACCTAGAGGCCGATGTTTCTGCTGGTAGAGATCCAGTTGACCACCCCAGCTATTCTGCTAATGTGGAGCTCACTGGCAGCTGCCCTGTAGATATCTTCTGCTTCAAGGCTGAAG CATCTGCACTGCTTGCTGGTACACCTGGTGATTCCCTCAAGGCTGAAGTGAAGACACATGTTAACCACAAGCTCATTGATGCCAGCGTTAGCATTGTGGAGGTAGCAACTATTGCTGACAAGTTCAACCTGAAGTCCAACAGCAAGATTGAGGCAACCAGCCCTCTTGGTGTCCAGGTGTCTCTGGAGTATCACGGTGATGCtggtctgaacacagaagagATCTCTGGAAATGGAAACCTGGAGGCATCCCTCAGGGCTGGCCCTGTTTATGGTGCTGCCACCATCTCCCAGACGATTGAATTCTTCCCACTCAAGCCAGAGGCTAAGATTGATTCTTCACTGAAGATCGATTCCACCCTTGTCAAGGCCCAGAACACATTTGTTGCTGCCTTTGCTAATGGTGAGCTATCTGCCACATCTAACACCGTTGCATTTGATGACACCTTGCTGCACCATGCTGAAGTCACCTTCAAGGATTCCACACTGGCTGTGAAGTCTGATACCAAGGCAGATGCCCTTGGCCTTAAGATTCAGAATGTGGCTGAAGCCTCTGCTGGTGCTGGAGCTGTCAATATCAAGATGGAAACAAGTGCTGACCATGCAGAAAACCGCATCCATTCCCTTGTGACTGCAGTCCTGGACGTCAATGGACTGGCTGTGAACAGTGATGCTGATGTTAAGCTTGCTGAAAACACTGCCACTCACAAATCATCTTTGACACTGAACAAGGATGGCCTGACAACCAATGGAGCCACCTCCCTGCAGAGCCCTCTGAAGCTGGAGAACACCTTCAGCGGTACCATTGATGCATCCAAGGTTGACCTCAACATTGACATCAAGGGTGAATTTGCTGACTTGCACTTGGAGAATCACGCTGAGCTTAAGGCAGAGGCCTATAAGGCTGATCTGACCGGAAGCCTGAAGGCAGCCTATGGTGAACAGGAGCTCAAGCACACTTATGAAATCAAGTATGCTGACATGACTGCCAATGCCAAGTGCAGCACAACTGGTATGCTTCTGGGCTCTCACCTGAGCCAAAACACTGAGGTATTGGTTCCTGGACTTGCTATTAAAATTAGCAATGATGCCCGCTTTAACTCTCAGGTTCTCCGTTTTGATACCACCAGCCGTGCCACAGCTGTCCCCTTCAGCTTCAACCTTGATGCCATTGCCAATGCTGATGCTGACCTGACCATGTATGGAAAGCACACTGCTCAAGTTTACACCAAGTTCCTCATGAAGGCAGAGCCACTGGCATTCGCACACTCTCATGAATGCAGAATCTCTACCTCCCAAAACCTTGACAATGGTGTTGCTATTGAGACTGGGCTTGACAACAAGATTGAAACCCTCCTGACTCCCTCTGACCAGAAGGCTCATGTGACACTGAAGACCAAATTCAACAACCATGCTATCAATGAGGAGGTCAGTGTTTACAACAACCCTGAGAGGCTTGGCCTGGAAGTGTCAGGAGCCATCCTGACCAGTCTGCTCAACACAGCTGACAGTGAGAACCAAGAGTTTGCTGTTTCTGGATTCCTGAAGTATGACAAGAGCACTTCTAGCCATGTCATCCACCTGCCTTTTGTTGAGAGTGTACCCGCTCTACTTGAAGATCTGAAAATTACCATTGTGAGCACTGCAGAGGCCCTGCAGACTATCATCACCAGGGAGGACCTTGTTAACAAGTTGGAGAGTATCCCCCAGCACATCAGTGACTTTGTGAAGGAACTGAATGTGGAGGGAAGAGCAATCCAGCTCAAAGAGGACCTGCTATCCCTTTCCAGAGAGTATGTCATCACCCTTGAAGACCTGGAGGCTACTTTGATGAACCTGAGGGCTGCACTTGAGAAGCTTCTGACTGATCTGGCTGCCCGTGTCAACGATACCGTGAGACTGACCAAAGAGCTGATTGCCAGTGGAACACTGTCTGAAACAGTTGTCAAGAGGCTGACTGAGGAGCTCAATGCACTGAATGAGGAATATGACTTCAATGCCATGCTTGTTGCAGTCATTGAGCTTGTTGAAGATCTGATTAAGCAGATTGATCTGATGAAACTGAAGGACAGCAGCATTGCTCTCTTGCATGACCTGGATGCCCAGTATgccatcaaagccaaacttgagGAAAGAGTGGGTGAGCTGAAACAAATGATTTCCAGCTTCAGCTTGGCTCAGTTTGTTGAGAATCTGAAAAGCCTGATTCTCTCCATTGACATTGAAGGTCTGACCAATCAGTTTGTGGCTCAAATTCCAACAGAACAAATTAACAAGATTGTAGACACAGTGAAATCCCTGGTGACAGAATTGGACATCATTGGTAAGCTGAATGTAGTCTATGCTAACGTGAAAACTGTACTTGTTAAATATGAACTTGACAAGACAGTTGAAGCGATCCTGGAGAAGGTTGTTGAGCTCATCAAGAAATTTAAAATTGATGAGACTGTACAGGTTGTTACTGACACTTTGAAGACCATCCACATCCCTGTCACACTGGAAGATGCTACTAACTACTTGAAGGCTACAGAGATTAAGCAGGCTATTGAGCACTTGAATGAATACCTTGATGTTTTTGTGCAAAGTGTTAAGTCATTTGACTACAATGCCTTTGTAGATCATGCCAATGAGAAAATTACTGCTTACACTGCCGAGTTGAACACACTCATTGCCTCTCTTGAGATTCCACAGAAGGTTAAGGCAGTCAGAGAATTTGTCAATTATGTTCTGTCATCATTGAGTGGCCTGTCTACTATTTCACTGCCAGAAATCAGCCTCCCAGagatctctctccctgccttccCGAAGATCAATCCTGAGGATCTGATTGACATTCCTTTGACCATCCCTGAGATTAAGCTCCCTCACATTCCCACTGAGCTGATGGTGCCAGCATTTGGAAAGCTCTATGGTGAAATCAAAGTGAACACTCCTATTTACAGCCTCCGGTCTGCTGCTGAATTCCAAAATGCTCCAGAGAGCGAGACAACTCCCCAGTACACAGCCTCTCTGACTGCCCAAGGATCTTCTTCTGTGTTTGAGGGACTGGATTGCAACCTGGACTCCAGTGCTAGCGTGAAGTTCCCAGAGATGAACCAGATCATTGTCGCTGAAACCCTGAAGTTCACTTCTTCCATCCTTGCTGTTGACCATGAGGCAACAGTGAGCCTCCCTCCCCAGGGCACTGCTAAGACCACTGTGAAGATAACCACATCTCCCATCACAGCTGAGTTGGTCAACAATGCAGTTATTGATGGTTTGTCTTTGGCTCTCGACACAACCTACCACCACCAGATCAACATTGCCCTGATCTCATACACCAGCGAAAGCCATCTGTCTCAAAAGGCAGCTGCTCGTCTGGAAGGTCATACCATCACTCTGACCATTGGGCATGAGGGAACTACCAAGTTTGCCCTGCCTGACTACTCTGATGAGGGAACACTCAAGAGTGACCTGCACTATACCATGGACTTCAGCACTGCCAAGTTGACATACACTGGTGACATCAATAGTGCCATTCTCAAGATGAAGCAGGTGTTGAATGCTGATGCTGTTGTCCTCAGCTACCTTAACTTTGATGCCCGTGTTGAAGCCGAGTCTCCAATCATCAAGAACAGCCTGCTCACCGCCTCTGGAAAGGCTGACCTGGGTGACTTGAAGGTTGAAATCAAGGCCAATCATGACACAGAACTGGCTGGTGCTCTCAGTGGAACCCTGTCCAACTCCATCCATGCTATGGTTAAGCCCATTGAGGTTGTGCTCGACTTCCATAACCAGGGCAATGCCAAGGCCAACCTGGCTGACACACTATCAGCTAAACTTGATCTCCAGAATGACTACTCTGTCACCCTGAATTATGATCATCAGCACATTAACACCCTGGCCCTTGTCAAGCTTAACCAGTACAAGATTGGTTACAACATAACTGTTGAAAACAACCAGGCAGAAACTGGAGTCTACGCTGCTGTTGATGCTGAAGCCAACCTTGACTTCTTGACTGTGCCCATTAGCATTCCTGAGCTTGCTGTGCCAATCATTGATTTCAAGACCCCAGCCATCAATGACATCAATCTGTATGAGCACACTGGTCTGAAGCACCTGCTGCCTTCCACTGAGCAGACAGTTGATGTGGATGCCAAGATTGTGTACAAGAAGAGCAGGTTTGCTCCCCTTCTGGATCTGGGCCTGATTCACATTCCTGCCATTGGCAGCCTGGTCTCTGAAGCCTCTTTCAAGTCCTCCATCATCAACCTGAATGTCAATGCTGAGGTGTCTGCTGAGGATGACGTTGTGATCCGCATCGGTGCCATCTCTGCATCCGTCTTTGAGGGTCTGAAGGCCAAGATTGACGGTACCAGCAGCCTTACTACCAAGAGAGGTGTGAAACTGGCCACAACCCTTTCCCTGGAGAATGCTCATGTTCAGGCTACACATGACAGCACTCTGAACCTGAAAACTGAAGAGCTGGAAGCTTCCCTTTCTGCTACAACTGATGCAAAGGTGAATCTGGCCATTCTCACTGCTGAGGCCAACCATCACCTGACAGCTGACACAAAGGAACATCCCCAAGCAGCCTCTACTCTCAAGATCAAGTACACCTTGGACATCCCAGTCATCAAGGCTGTTGGTTCTGGAGATGCTGAGAACAGCCTGAAACTTGAGGCTGGTCTCTACTTCCTGTCCGTGGAATCATCCACAAAGGGGCACATTGATGGAACCATCCTGGACACTGGTCTTGTAAAGGGAGCCCTGGACAACACCGCTAATGGCTACCTGAACGAGAATGGTCTTCGCTCAACTTTGAAGAGCAATGGCAATGCACACATCAGCCATGGAGACCTGAAGGTTGAGCTTGTTCTTGATGAAGACATTGCTCTTGAAGCAGGTCTGAGCCGCGTGTATTCCACTGTGAAAATTGACTCCAACAACGAAATCAATATGGCTGCCCTGAACACCAAGGGAAAGCACTCTGCCAAGGCCACCATTGACCTTTCTCCCCTGAGCTCTCTGGCTGCTGACGTGGAAGTTGATCTTGCTCAGCCAAGCACCCTGGGTGAACTCAGCATCTATGACAAGACGGTTCTTGAACTGACTGCTGGAAAACAGAAGGCTGCCATCAATGTCAAGATTGTCACCCCAGTGTACaccaccactgctgctgctgaagtAGAGGCTGAAATCCCTAATGCCAAGGGAGCATTCAAAATCTCTGCAACATCCCCTGTCGAGTTCCTGGTCTACGACCTGGATA GCTCCATTGCATCTGCTGTGGAGAGCGCTGCTCTGAGTCTGACTGGCAAGGCTGTCCTCACACATGCTGACCTGACTGTTGATATTCAGAATATTCTTACTGCAGCCATGTCTGATGATGG TGCTTTCCGCCACTCTGTCAATGTGGACATCAGCAGCCCCACCTTCACTGATGTGAACTTCCGCTATGCAGCACGCAAGGATGGTGCCAGTGCTTCCATCTCTACTCCATCCACTGGCTTCCTCGGACTTCAGCTCCAGGGCAGGGTCCCATCCCAGCTGTATGCTAGACTGTACAGTCGCTATGCT TCTGCCCCCGAGAGTGATGTGGAGATTCTGACCATCAGAGCTGCTGCCAAGGATGGAGACAGGCTGAACCTGCAGGCTGCCTACAACCTGGATGCCCCCAAGGACATCATTGCTGGTCTGGAGGAAAGAGTTCCTGCCATCACCTCAACCCTGATCAGCTTCTTGGACAAGTATGGCATCGTCAGCGCTCTTGAGAGCGTGAAAAACACACTCGTTAGTGTAGTCACTGAGGCCTACAACACTGCCAAGAGCCACGCCCCCGAGATGAGCCAGCTGTCTGTCCTCTTCAGGGATGTCGTTGTTCAGTACCAGAAGACCGTTCAGATCCTGCTTGATGCTGCCATCAAGTTCCTGAGGGAGACCCAGATCGAGCTGCCAGGAATGGAGAAAGCTACTCTCCCCGAAATTGTGCACAAGATCACAACCAACGTTGGCACAGTGCTTGAGCAGCTTCTGCAGGTGATCACTGATAACCTGTACGCCTACCTCACACCAGTTGTTGACACCATCAGCGCAATCCAGGTGACCATGCCCTCTGGTGAGGTTTTGACTGGAAGCCAGGTTCTGGACCAGGTGAAGGCCATCTTGGCAAAGGTTGTGGAGATTGTGAAAAATCTGGAGAACCTTGACCATATCCTGGAGAAGGTGGGACAGACCCTCCAAGACGTTGTTGAGAGGGCTCAGGGCTTTGTCGACAGCTTGCACTCTGACATCCTGGACACCGTTTCTGTGTACATCAACACCCTCTACCACAACTATCTCGCTGTGCTGAAGACCGTGACAGAGCATGTAGACTCCCTGTTGAATGTGCAGGAGGTTAACGACACCATCAAGCACGCTCTGGAGTTCGTCAGGTCTGTGGTGGATCAGATCCTCACCCGTGTCACTGCCATCCTGCCCCATGGTGTGGAAAATGTTTACTTGAGAGTAAGCGATGGAAAGCTGGAGGTTGAGCTTCCATTCGCCCTCCACCAGTAA